The genomic DNA CCAGAGTTTGGACAGGATCTTGTGATGACTCTGAAGTTTTTGTCCCTGTGGAGACATTCAGAATGGATTGGTTGGATGACATTAGCAGATAGGGAGACTGCAAACTGCCAGTGGTGGCCAGATAGATCGGCTGGTTGGCATGGGTCTGTGCCGTAAACCCACCACCTGCTACACCACTGCATGAGGGAAGGCCGGCATCGGAAGAGTTTCGCACGATCTTAAGAAAGACACGACTGCCCCCACTGTCGTTGGTCAGGCTGTTCTGATTCACCGTTTTTCCCTCTGGACTGTTCAGCAATATCCCAGACTTAACCGGTGATACGTATCTAAGCAGGAAGGCTTGACGGCCAGCTTGTAAAACTGTTGGCTGTTCCGAGGAATTCACCGGTAAAGCCAAAACGGGTTTAGACTGCGGAGTCTGCACATTGCCAGCCGCAGAAACTGGTCCTGTGCTGGGTTTTGTAGCAGCTGAGGCTACGGCCACTGGTCTCTGAACCAAGTAACACGTGGGAGGATTTGCAGTCCGTTCTTTGGAGAGGGACTGAATTGGACTGGACAAAAACAGCGGTCCCTTCAGAGGCGAGCCATTGACAAGAAAACTACTTGTGCTGGTgcctgccccctgctgggcagTGGGGCTAAGTGTCGTGCTGTCCTGCCCACCACCGTTTTCCAACCCACCACCAGCTTCCTTGTCACCCAACACCTGTGCAGCTGTGCCTATCCTGCCATTACTCAGTGTGAAAGTCAGTGCTGCCGTTCTATTGGATGGCCTTTCACCTCCAGGTTTCAGATAGGAAACATTTATTGGGGGAACAGACCCAGTGATTAGCTTAAATCCAGGACTGCCCCTGAGCTGTACAGGTACTGCGTACCCATTCTCTGCAGCCTGTAGAAAAACCTGTTGCTTACCATCGGACAGATTAAGGGGCTGGAGGATCCTGAGCGTGGTTGTGGGGGTTCGGATTGCTTCATGGGCTGCTGTGGTTCCgatcctctccttctccagctgctgGCTGATAATAGCATCAGAATGCTCTTCCAGAATCTTCCCCAAGATGGCTGCATTATTTGAACTTCCTGAAGCCTTCTCTCCACCAGTTAAGTTGGGTCCCTCCACATTTTTTGCAGTATGGTCTTGTGGTTCAGAGGGAGCATCCTTGtgttcctctcctttccctgtCTTAGCACAGACTTCATCGATGATAGGCTCAGAACATTGTTCTTGGCATTGAAATTGAGCCTCCAGTGTGGTTTTTAGCCCTTCAGATGAATCCAGAGTTTGACATTTAACCTCAGACTCTTTGGTGTCCCCCTCATCTTCAACAGTTGCTACACATTCGTCAACTTCAATTTCATTGTCCGGCACTTTTTCCATTGAAGGACGATCCGAGTCCAGTGGTCGCTGTCCAGGCAAGTCAGCGCATGCTTCTACAATTTTGTCTTGGTCCTTCAGATGGTCTTGCAACTTCTGCAAGGGCGAGCTTTCTGGTGTCAAGTTCCTGTCATGTGAAGGTCCCAAAATATGACAACCATCATTCTCAGGCTCGACAGTTGCAAGTTGCGCTGACTGCTGTTCATCGCCAATCAGAGAGACATCAGAGGAAAGACTGGAGGTGTCCTTTGAGTAGTTATGAAAATTGAAGACCTCTTGACTCGGAGAACTTAGTGGGGATTTATTTGACATGCTCTCAATGGTGTCATTATCCAAACAGTCAGATTCATCTGGatcagtgtgtttgggtgtactGTTTTCTAAGCTGGGATGAGTGACAACAGGAATGAGGGATGAAGTTTCACCGCTGGGTGAGCTCTGCTCCTTCACCGCACTGACCGGAGACACACCATTTGCAGCAGGTGATGAAGATGGAGGAGCAGCTGTGTCTTCATCTTTATCTGTCTCACCTGGCAGCtgttcctcctccacctctcctccagtTGTTGACAGTAAGTCATGCTCTTGCTCCCCATTCTCCTGTGCTTGCAACTGCACTGAAGTTGAGGCAATGTCATTGTTTTCCCTCTCGGAAGGCAAGGAGCAGGGGCTGCAGAGCGGTGTCACACTATTTGGGGATACCTTGGGATTGGGGGAGACCTTAGAGTTGGAGGAATCCAGATGGCCACTGGGTGGGGCTGTTCCTCCTTTAGAGCTGGCCAGACTGTAGGTTTCTCCCTTGCAAGAATCCAGCGCATTGCCATCTGCTTCGTTCTCAGCACCTGATGAAGCTGATGCCACTGTAGTTGCCACCAAGG from Anguilla rostrata isolate EN2019 chromosome 18, ASM1855537v3, whole genome shotgun sequence includes the following:
- the LOC135244384 gene encoding zinc finger protein 518A isoform X1; this translates as MEVDHTAQDEPEGSEEVEKEDPGNWRKRLRLKQVAVQLPVIQNIDEGYGAEESEEGQEKNKAQTARKSFKRPPIRSQDAAPGPVISGKILRFICSECTGQATFSPNDLLKHFQGVHQGSLPTFPCDMCSFVTHDFSSLQRHRIGHRDTFVRCDICNDGIQYTLLQLTRHFNMFHSLNGYYRCEKCKFSTKDVGTFVQHTHRHNDALYKCSKCQHISHGSGDHQKHIMSHLGTNPFSCQFCDYGAPRKDYVAKHMAAVHGEEMERLNKRRASEDGQKTLVNSTPGLKLLLTKNPARQTHWMSKGLHALSGGGLLDEYGRLANPEKTLEETQQFLERTVAAQRDCKKWAKALKSEQQYTSQTVPAMSQPKQEPAVPPSTSFLNPNSNGLTVLMVKNKITIPPNCTTKVMGFKMVDGKKHLVLKVIPSTKQEPSVKMQESLVATTVASASSGAENEADGNALDSCKGETYSLASSKGGTAPPSGHLDSSNSKVSPNPKVSPNSVTPLCSPCSLPSERENNDIASTSVQLQAQENGEQEHDLLSTTGGEVEEEQLPGETDKDEDTAAPPSSSPAANGVSPVSAVKEQSSPSGETSSLIPVVTHPSLENSTPKHTDPDESDCLDNDTIESMSNKSPLSSPSQEVFNFHNYSKDTSSLSSDVSLIGDEQQSAQLATVEPENDGCHILGPSHDRNLTPESSPLQKLQDHLKDQDKIVEACADLPGQRPLDSDRPSMEKVPDNEIEVDECVATVEDEGDTKESEVKCQTLDSSEGLKTTLEAQFQCQEQCSEPIIDEVCAKTGKGEEHKDAPSEPQDHTAKNVEGPNLTGGEKASGSSNNAAILGKILEEHSDAIISQQLEKERIGTTAAHEAIRTPTTTLRILQPLNLSDGKQQVFLQAAENGYAVPVQLRGSPGFKLITGSVPPINVSYLKPGGERPSNRTAALTFTLSNGRIGTAAQVLGDKEAGGGLENGGGQDSTTLSPTAQQGAGTSTSSFLVNGSPLKGPLFLSSPIQSLSKERTANPPTCYLVQRPVAVASAATKPSTGPVSAAGNVQTPQSKPVLALPVNSSEQPTVLQAGRQAFLLRYVSPVKSGILLNSPEGKTVNQNSLTNDSGGSRVFLKIVRNSSDAGLPSCSGVAGGGFTAQTHANQPIYLATTGSLQSPYLLMSSNQSILNVSTGTKTSESSQDPVQTLAMASPFLSFSSIAPALGKASEKQGREGLACKLKKARLPSPRRNQQGAKRKRPRKPSMEDSLDPPAKARRLSSKKSKETPAVVYWEPAPREVERMLRLLPLSPVQPVKCPRRNQPVVVLNHPDADIPEVASLMRTVNKFRGEVTKVALSQRTVDALSELDCGAFRRDPSANCHATHGRRIRPEGTVRERFILKLRLKKTSRNKYKVVNASSDSTEWLSKFSCWFCGRIFDNQEEWIGHGQRHLMEATRDWNKLFS